Genomic DNA from Triplophysa rosa linkage group LG6, Trosa_1v2, whole genome shotgun sequence:
AATATGCGAGAAATGTGTATTAAGTCCTCTTAAAGTCAAAACGACACTATTTGGGGGCATTTATGCTAGCGCACTTCTACAAACAAACGAGATTAACTAAAAGACATATCTAtgacttgtttaaaaaaattgtatgtttATTCCTCTAAACCCACATGCCACTGAACAACAAAAGCCGTTCTTAAAAGATAATaggtatttataaaaaatagggACAGGCCCATCAAAACACATCAACATTTCTGTTTCAGTTAAAAagtaaacacagaaagaaaacaatatgCACTTTTAAAGCAATTTCATGGAGTCTGTCCTAATACCTTACCTAAATCTGAGCCAACTATCTTATTACAGAAATATGGACAAACCAGATGCTACAGAGTGTAATAAGATTTAAcaattcaaacaaaacaacaaatgtaattttttattattgcacTGTAGGTTAGGAaagcaaaaatgacattttgtcaCCTTGAAATTATAAGGttttacatttttccaaaattgagttattcacatattcttattccgtgacaacttatttacacagtgtgatgtttttctttacattgtgtGCATTTGGGGatttgtttataaaacaaaaggTTCCATCTACAATGTTAAAAGGAATGCAAAAACAGAAGCTTATTATCTCAATACTGCTCAGAACACAGAACCTGATAATTCCAAGATAGCGGTTTGTAAAAAGTAGTTGGTTTGGTTTATTAAACATTGCTCAAGAAAAGGGGTCAGCAGGAATCGTCACAAAACAGAGATGAGTTCATAGCGATGTACTGCAGCTGAAAGCCTCCAGCCGTCACGGAGGAATCGGAGAGGAATTTCAGCGTCATCACGTTTCCTGAACAAGAGACAAAGTGTTGATCAAGTTGATGTTTACATGCAGCAGTTCTGATAAAGTATGCATTTTCACAGATGTATTCATTCACCCTGATGAACAAATTGGTTCCAAGAAAAACAGACTTGGATTTACTAGTCTAAATAAACATGATATTAATAATGACATGACTATAATGATTTCAACCTAAATGACTTTAGCACACACCTGTACTTATGACGTCTTCTGGAAGTTCATCGCCACAGTATCTATTCAGCaaagacagatttttttcaaatatttacaaagcCAATTTACTCCAAAGCAAATAATATTAATCAATCAATGAACAGGACAactatcatttacacaccttcCAACAAAGCCTGAAATATCATCATAGCTGTCATAGATCTCCAAATAATCACTAAGGCAAGAAGTGTCTTCCTCAATGTCAAAGTCAAGGAAGTGAAGGCGGATCCTTTGACTGTAGCGTACACGGATGTGCCAGTAGCAAATTTGCTCATCCTGGTAGTTGTCTGGGTAACCAGGTGAGCTAAAAACCTTCTGGTGATCTGTGTGCACTCCTCCACACTCTTTTGCTTTAAAACAACAGTGCAAGAGAAATGTTTAgtattaacattaacaataaCCTAGTATTTGACtgtataaaatgtacaaaatcacttaaagggacagttcactcaaatatGTAACTTTCTTCAgttgatcacaaaagaagataatttgagaaatgtctcagtggttatgttcatacagtggaagtcaatgggggccaatgttgcttggttacaaacatttttcaaaatcttctgtgttatgcagaagaaaaagctttgaaatgacatgtcagggggagtaaatgatgcaataattttcatttttgggtgaactatccttttgaCATAGTATAATGGAACTACAGCACACTAATAATCACTAATGATTTATCAACCATTTAGAGTTATGGTCTACCCACAGTGTTTCATAAATGAGATAAATGTAGAGATGAATACTTCATGAAATTGGAAAAGGCGCCCAAAAGGAAATGAGTATGATGGGTACACAGACATGACAAATCCACACTCATGTCTGAGGTTTGAAGGAGTGCTTAATCATGAATGAGGTAGTGACATGGTACCACAGAGTAGATTAAAGACAACAGTAAAGTTCTGACAATAAGTGTAACGAtcattcacacattttttttattgaagcgTCAATCTATTACAAGGGAGTGAAGTCATAATGACCGAATAAAGGGTTGATGAGAGGAGGTAATGCATTTCTCTTATTTGAaagtaaaacataaacaaatattattttatgtcaatGTCTAATACAGCATCACATCCACCTCACACTGAATGTCCGAAGTGGCTATTTTTACTGTGCCATCATTGCCAACTCAGATTCTCCAGCCTTTCACAAGCTccaaaaacacattacaaatcATGGAAAGAAAAGCAATTAAAAACTCTGGTCTCTGCTGGTGCATTACCCAACCCCGTAAAATTTTCACAGTGCTTCAATTAAATTATTCATGGtatgaaacatttttcattagGATCTTCCAGATTCTTACAAATGGTAAGTGCACATGTTTATTCTCTAATTCTATTAGTTCcaccattattttttcaaatgtctGACATAGGGTGTCATAAAAAACATATTACTTTTCCCTCAATGCTTAGTCATGGTCATTTTTTTCCAGACCACATATTATCCTACGCTTACAGTTAAGACACCAAAAATGCTCAAATCATCATATAACGTAATCCTCTGGACTCTATGGACATTTATTTACCTTACTGCCTTTGTGTCTAATGCCTTCGTTTATTTCCATCTCTGGACACTCATTTACTCTGGAGGAGAACTTCAAAGAATTTcttaaaaacatctttaaacTTATGATTTGTGTGACTACTTtgtcaaaacatcttttgattACAGGTCTCTCAGCAGATGGCTAAAATCCACCCAGGATTGCCTTACTCCCATTTCTTAAACTCACCCTGGGGGTTGTAGCAATAGACATCCCATCTCTCGCTTTTGTTGAGCCGGTATCCGTAGTCAATAATTCCAACCTTTCCGAATCCACAATTGGTGCCGGGTTTAACAATAGGATATCCTACACGCCCTTTATCAAACCATCCAGCAGCACACACATGGAACCCTTCAAGAGAATTACAATTTAACAGAAGTTAATTCGCTTTTCTCATTTAACATATATGAACAATATACACAGGTCtggtcaaaatataaaaaaaattcatgaaaataGATAATGGAATAAATCTAGCTGCGTATTTTGGGGGTACAAAGAGTAGACCCTTGTATTCTGAAAGCACGGTAGACCTCCTGCTTAGAGTGCCACAGGCCTGTACCAACCACACAATGTTCCCATTACAGATCAGAGCCAATGTCTGGATCGAATCTACCATTTATGCAAAGGAAAGAGGTGGTCATTTGTCCGGGAAACAGGTGTTACCATTCAAACAACACATAAGAGATGCATTACAATGGAAGAGCACTAAGTCTGGTTTATTACCTTGCTTATATTATGTGTAGTAATATATAAATCCCAGTTGATGGTTAGCTTTTCAGTATCTGTTTGATTAGTATGCTAGCTGACTGATTCAGGTGTGGTTCAAAATTGCCACTTTGTATATAATAATGCCCAGCCTTCAAAACTTATGCTGTGGTCCAGACCATCCATTCCTGTTGGCACGTGAGCAGATCTAAAATGTAACAAACCAATTTTGCGAGCAGCTTCCAGTTGATCATACGTAGCAAGTGCCCCCCCTTCAAATCTACACACAGCCTTCGCTTCTTTATATGTCAGTTGGTATCTTCCTTTGCGAGACTCGCGGTGATAAACTCCAGCTGCTTGCTCTGTAGAGAGAAGATGCATCTTATGTTTAAGAACTTGTTTGAAGTAAACTGTCTCTGCTCGATGCCTCAAGAACATAGATTCTATTTGTTTACCTCATAAAACAGAAAACCAAAGTTTTAAAAGCCAAAGCTTGTTAACCAACATAGATGATTCACAGTGCAGGACATTTTAAATACACAGGGGACGGTCGCAATGGCAGTTGCTGTTAGTAAAATTACTAAAGCAGATGAAGCACAGTTTTTGCCCCTGTAGTTTTGGAAGTTGGTCTATTGCTCGCAGAACATTCTGCAGCTTTGTAGTCGTTTTTAAGCACGCATGCATAACCCTAAAGAAGTTGGATCCCAACTCAAATGAGTTACAAGCCAATGTTTTTACTGTGTTGGACTCAACTACAGTATCCTCAAAAGACTGGAACCATTTGTGAGCTCCAGATACATGTTTGAAAGAATAGGACTTAtatgaaacaaataataaacaaatagcGTGTTTAAGTTGAAATAGCTCACTTAAGTGTTTTCAGATGTGCAGTGGTGGGCACACATTAAATTTGGTTATTCATCTAAAATGACCTAAAACAATTGAAACAGTGTGACCACATGCAGCCTAGGAAAAAGTGCCTTTAAGTTTTTCTCTTATCAGACGTCTTGAAGTCTTCTCAAATACATGCCATGTTCTTAGGTCTGTGTGGTAAATCACAGTTACTGTAACTGTATGAAGTCATTTCCCTCTGTTTACAGGGTGCCCCCAGAGACTGGACTGTCTCCATTTACCCATAAATAGGCCTTTCTCATTTCTATGGGTCCTGAATGCAAACAAACATTTCTTCACCATGCTATACTGTATAACAACAAGCATAACCTTTTTAGgcagtaaataaaaacagttacacagaaagaaagaaagaaagaaagaaagaaagaaagaaagaaagaaagaaagaaagaaagaaagaaagaaaggtctTACAGTATATAACGTTATTCTGTTAATTCTTCTAGCTATTAAAACAACCAATGAGAACACagagaataataaaaataaataccaagCCAGATGGAGTTGTGCAATATTCCATTTTTGTAACCCCAAGCTTCGGTCTCCTTAAGGACAAATGCGACTGCGAATACAGCGTGTAACACGTGCATGTCTCTGATCGTATCGCGATATCGATCAAACAGATGTTAGAGCAGCTGTCGCCACAGCATGAAACGAACTCAACTGCTCTCAACATAACTCACAAGCCGAGTTTAAATGCTTTTCCCGCCTACTGTTACGTGCGGTCTGACGTGTGATGGACTACTAGACCTACCAGTAAATGATACCAGTTGCGCTAACGGGTGAAATGAGGCAGAGTCACTGTCTGCGGTATCGACTTTCAACAACAAACTACACTAATTTTAATCTAAAGACCTCTGGACACGCTACACACGATTGTTTCATTATAACGAGAGCAGGCTAGGATAGAATTACCTTATACAAATTTCCCCTAAACAGTAATAGAAAAAGATTTTctcatgaaaaataaacaattgaataaaaaaacCATTTGTGAATAATGACAATAATGTGCAGTGGCAATAGTGAGGGGAAAagtcactttaaagggatagttcaccaaaaaggaaaattctgtctgaattactcaccctcaaattgttccaaatctgtatacatttctgtagGAAAaataagtgtgtttgtgtgtgtgtatatatatatatatatatatatattgtcacgggtgtggcaggaagaacccagatgcaggcaggcaatggcggggttaacaaacaagattttaattataaataaaagaccgaaacaaaacacccacgagggggtaaacaacaaggtgacaaaaataaaaatacaaacaccaggaccaaggctaactaaacactaaactagacaatactatgacaaagactaaactaaacacttactaagacaggggaaacaggaacacagcaaacagggaagttcacagtacaatccacgagcacaggacaaagaaacatgagggcatttatagggaagacaaacgaaggataacaacacagggcaggtgagggtaatcagacacggccgggaaacaatacaggaaacgaggggggcggggccaatgacgagacactggagagaacgcatattattgtcaaaaggacaataatatgtttctctccacacataaccaaagactttgtcatggctctgcctccaggaaatccaagactaaaagaagcagaaccatgacagaagcaccccctttaatgagcacctccaggtgctcaccaaggggtagacagacgagacaaggcagactgagacggtgaccaaaacagacaaaacatggaaaacaaaatcaagggcagacaagcAAGAATAACCAAGGGACTAGGgtgtgacaacaaaaacaacaaacatggaaGGGGGGGTGGGGAAACAAAAGAGTCCATAGGAGGAAGTCCAAAGGGGTTGGGACATGGTGGGACAGTTttaatccccggctgcgctcgagggcgcggagtcctgggggattctgtggggaaagtcctgggggggaccgccGACTTGAGCGCCGGCGGGACATggctgggacccggctggaaggccggctgggcagggcttgacgccggctggaagaccggctggacagggcttgacgccggctggatcctcggctgggacgccggctgcgccggaccggacgccggccgcaccggacgccggccgcaccggacgccggccgcaccggacgcCGACTGCACCGGACGCcgactgcaccggactggacgccgactgcaccggactggatgcctgactggacaccggactggacgccggctgcaccggactggacgctggacTAGAcaccggccgcaccggactgggcacGACACTGGACACgacactggacaccggactggacaccggactggccCGACCTCGCACTGCTCGCCGTTGCCTCTTTCTCTTGAGTCTGGCCACCCGCCCGGTGGCCGGCTGCAAGTAGAAGGCAAACGGTACAGTTGGCTTCGGGTTGGAGTCCTCCGAGGATGACCCCAGGATTCTCGCCTACCCCGCTTCCCACTGAGGCTGACTGGTGGTAGGGAGGCTGCAGGAGGTGAGGAGGATGATGGCATGGAGTTCCCCAAGGTGAGAGTACCCACCACACGGTCCTCCGGGATGGACGCCAGACCGGGACGAGAGGAGATTGGATGATTGCTGGGAGAGGAGTCTTTGCCACACTCCTCTCGAAGCTGCAACAAttccactaactgtgggaaCGGCTGGTAAACCAACTTCTCCCGCTCCGGAAAAGATGGTGGGTCGTCCATCCCGGCCATGAGGTAGGCACTCACCAGTACCTCGGGGAACGATGCCTTCCTGGCCTCGACCTCCCGAGCAAAGTCCAGTAAAGGCAGATGGCACTGGGCCGGGAACGGGCCACCTCCGGCGTGTGATTGGGAGGCTGATGCCTCCCACCATACCGGATTGCCGGTACACGGCCACCGGCTGGTTGGGAGCCTGTCCAtgggctgcctgctgggttcagttgtggctcgtggattctgtcacgggtgtggcaggaagaacccggatgcaggcaggcaatgacggggttaacaaacaagattttaattataaataaaagaccgaaacaaaacacccacgtgggggtaaacgaaaaggtgacaaaaataaaaatacaaatacaaacaccaggaccaaggctaactaaacactaaactagacaatactttgacaaagactaaactaaacacttactaagacaggggaaacaggaacacagcaaacaGGGAATACACGGACCGTAAGGCTAACATCAAAACACTGGTAGCACGACAAACGTACAAGTTCACAGTACAAtaccacgagcacaggacaaagaaacatgagggcatttatagggaagacaaacgaaggataacaacacagggcaggtgagggtaatcagacacggccgggaaacaatacaggaaatgagaggggcggggccaatgaggagacactggagagaacgcatattattgtcaaaaggacaataatatgtttctctccacacataaccaaagactttgtcatggctctgcctcaggaccaggaaatccaagactaaaagaagcagaaccatgacatatatattagggctgtcaaacgattaatcgtgattaatcgcatccagaataaaagtttgtgtttacataacatatgtctatgtactgtgcatattcattttgtatttataaatacaaacacatacacatgtatacatatttaggaaatatttacatgtatttatttatatttaccaataattgaaattatatataaatgtttattaattttttcaaaaaacatgctttttataatgtagtcatgtttttattgtgttgtgttttattgtgttagttagctgtatttttttgttagtagggcttaaatcaaaataaaccaactgcagtttgattgatattaactcaactcaactcacttttattgtcacatcaccacgtgtggtgagtgaaagtcttgggtgcgtactccatacaaagtagaatgcagttggacagacaactatgacaaacaactgtatgactttacagacttaagtgacagtatgtagtgcagatgaacagtgcaaagtataaaaagacaatatacattatacacatatcgacagtatatacacaatatacacaagaTATACACATTAGACGTTgaacatacacattaaatatgcaGGTGTACACATGAACGTGTATGTATAATGGATCAACCAAATAGTGCACATAGTACAGATATAGGTATGTAAGTTTGGTAATGGATGGTTATTGCATTAGGTGAAATGCGTGATGCATTATAGTCCATGAAACTATAACACATTGTAAAAAGAAGTGTCAGCTTGTGGAGTGAATCAGTTTTTGATATTGAACAGTCTAGTAGCCTGAGGAAAAAAGCTGTCCTTCAGCCAGTTTGTGTGGGACCAGATGCTCAGGTATCGTCTGCCCGAAGGCAGCAAGGAGAGTGATTCGGGTGGCTGGAATCAATGATGATCTTCCTGGCTTTCCTCATACACTGCCTGGTGTAAATGTCCTGGAGAGAGGGAAGCTCATCTCCCACAACACGACAGGTAGTTCGTACAATCCTCTGCAGTGCTTTGCGGTTGCCGGTGGTGCTGTTTCCATACCAGGTGGTAATGCAGCCAGCTAGGATGCTCTCAACTGTGCAGGTATAAAAGCTTCTGAGGATTTTTTGGCCCATCCCAAACTTCCTCAGGTGCCTGAGAAAAGAGAGGCGCTGGTGTGCCTTCTTTAGCACTGCATCAGTGTGAACAGTCCATGTTAGATCGTCAGTGATGTTAAGCCCAAGGAACTTGAAActgttaattggaatgcacaataaaaaaacatgatttttgaaaaaatgtaaaaatggaggtatctctttttggaaccaaactcttcacatataTATGAACTTGGACCAGGTATTGTGAGAATTCAACCCCCTATTCGTTGAAGGGGACCCCACAGTGCCTTCCGAGCCTTCCAAGTTTTCCAAGCCTTCTAAGTCTTCCAAGTCTCCCAAGTCTTCCGAGCCTGTAAAGCTTTCCAAGTCTTCCGAGCCTGTCAAGCCTTCCAAGTCTTCTGAGCCTATCAAGCCTTTAGAGCCTGCTAAGACTTCAGAATCTGTCAAGCCTTCAGAGCCTGTCAAGCCTCCCGGCCTTCCGAGCCTTCAGAGCCTGCCGATCCTTCAGAGCCTGCCGAGCCTTCCGAGCCTTCCGAGCCTTCCGAGCCTTCAGAGCCTGCCGAGCCTTCAGAGCCTTCAGAACCTGCCAAGCCTTCCGAGCCTTCAGAGCCTTCCGAGCCTTCAGAGCCTGCCGTGCCTTCAGAGCCTGCCGAGCCTTCAGAGCCTTCAGAGCCTGCCGAACCTTTCGAGCCTTCAGAGCCTGTTGAGCCTTCCAAGCCTGTCGAGCCTTCAGAGCCTGTCGAGCCTTCCGAGCCTTCAGAGCATGCCAAGCTTTCAGAGCCTGCCAAGCCTTCCAAGTCTCCAGAGCACCTCCTCCTCCACGCCCACTTCCCCCGCCATGGCAGCCAGCATCACCATCGCTCCGGTGTCCGCCATCTCGGACTCCCTCAGCTCCATCATCCCGGATTTCCCAGGCCCCACTGGTACAGCCACGGCGGCAGACCCTGAGCCGGAACCCCCTAGGCCCCCTGAACTCCCAGATCCTCTGTGGGCCCCCAGCTCCACTGTTATGGCCACGACGGCCGTCCCTAGCCAGAACCCCCTAGGCCCCCTGAGCACCCAGATCCTCCAGGATCGAGTCCATGCGGGAACACAGTAGAAAATGTGGTGTGTAAATacatctttggtgtgttataagttgcccatgcatgtattagacacgtaaaattgcaaaaattaaagtgttggaacaaaagatgcattctatctaaaagcgaatgctcacccagacttgcctgaaacgcctcgtgtaacaacacccccacaaatctacgtcagttcgtggtatgagttgactaagaccgcccaaatgtatacgcaagtaaggtgggtgtacctgtcagcacaattgctttggaacctgatgttccaagtATGGTaggaggcgttacatttccgtcacacgcttgcagtattcgaccaatcactacacactggttaactggccaatcatagcacacctcgcttttcagagagatgagctttgtaaaaaactctgcatgtttcagagaggcggggcaaagaggagatacaaacatgcacggtatgtggaaaatacagcgtttttgaacgttaaaggcggggtgtccgatttccgaattacgcttgtttagacaaagtcgggccgagtaccaaacaaccttgtagccaatcagcagtaaggtgcacagtgcacaggatggacattagtcgagccgagaGCTGACGAATGCGATAGATGGGGGTAGggatgtgtctgttttggtgatttgaacattaACAACGGCtatgagaaatcggacaccccgcctttaaatcgtgtatacacattgtattaTATCTAAAACGAACGAAAATATTCATTTAGCCAtgtcatgtgacccctttaaatgcacTGAAAGTTGATAAAAGTGCCTGCAAAGTGCTtaaatctaataaaattagatttttCTCTATTGCCATTTTCTATTGCAACCAATAGACAAGTTTGACAGGCATCATGTTCAAATTGCCTGACTTGTCCTCTCTTTTAAATTCttgtataacattttattgattCTTTTTTAAAATGACTATTTTCTGCAACACAGACAATAAAGAGTAATTGCTAGCAGATTTCACCAAACAAAAGGTGTTAAATCACCCACTCTTTTCCCATAGACTTGCACAttatatgcattttttaaaCAGTTTCTATTTCATTCCCTTTAACTGCCCTTTGTGGTTTCAGGCAAGTTGCTCAAATACAAAGTCTGTAAGCCCTGCACACCCTCAAAGAAAGAGGACACATCATAATCACTGCTAAAGAAAAGTTTAACTCAGAATCAGTCTAttgcagggctagtcaactggcggcccgccaatcatctttaccttaacatttcaaataagtggagagacttgaAGAATGGGCTGCTTTGAAATGCACGTCTTGAGACGCCACGCctttgaaagtccaaaacgcttctacattcaatacgaaagtatttcccgcggctcataacgaTTGACGTCTTATAAAGAGATTTGATGGGTGTTATTTGCAATGTTATAATCAGCAATCCACAGCCACATGCAGTCGGTTttcgcacgcgataggtcgcgttCCCAAACGAGTCTTGTGCCCTTGACTGTAACTGCAGGAAGGGTAGGCTACTACACCACGTGAACTGTTGTCTCAAATAAGGGgaaaaaaactgttgtttttcttactgcttttattatgtatgatttaaacagcAATGTTTACGAAAACAGCcgttcatctccctccagaacttgcacttcaaaggatctgcccttataagtgcgtggggcacatgaatgcgattggattTCACCCGAAGATtcgataatagcgttcagtttcttgcacagaccgattgattcgctttataagacgccaTTTTAACGTCAAGGGACAGGcattacttttgtgctgaatgtattagcgtttttgacttctttatttgactttcattcattcaatatcttcataaatatcttcttgaaaaaaaaaacaataccacccacatcttggaagtACTGGGggactgggggtgagtaaattaacagcaaattcattttggggtaaactaacGTATtatggaatataaaatacaattaaaaagacaatatcccttttaattaaatatcatgaaagggtatatactggatgcaatattagtgtgcatgttttaatatatgacctgtAAGTGACAGCAACAAAAATAGTATAAAAGGAactaaatgcaataaataacagaaatacaaaataacagaagaaattatatggtaaaaaactggcccgcatcctatttatacctttggaatctggccctcaaagaaaagtagctGAAGACCCCTGGTCTATTATAATGATGGGGTGAGTATGatgtatattattaatattggcTCAAATACTTATAAGACGGGCTAATGGTGTAATAGTTATGTCATGATTcggggtgagagacacggagatacaagaacagaggacccaagtgcagacaggaggtaaggggttaacaagactttaataataataaaacatggacaaaacaaaaacccacgatggggtaaaataaccaagatataaacaggaacacggactaactaaactagacaggactaaaaaataacatttaccatataactacaaatgactagactacactgacaagacatgaCCTCACCCCAAGCAACACGACACagcacaatgaaccgacacaagacagagaacacaggggcattaaataaagggacaaatcaaaggggaacaggtgtggggcatgaactaataagcAACcagtaacgagagatacaaaagggcgggaacacagacaaggaccggagagagtatcaaaggccgacagggtcaaaatgactctccacacataacaagggatcctgccgtgagtttctgccacaagatcaagaaagacatgacaagatgaggcagaatcacgacagaacccccgccttaaggagcgatatc
This window encodes:
- the tnfaip6 gene encoding tumor necrosis factor-inducible gene 6 protein, producing MHVLHAVFAVAFVLKETEAWGYKNGILHNSIWLEQAAGVYHRESRKGRYQLTYKEAKAVCRFEGGALATYDQLEAARKIGFHVCAAGWFDKGRVGYPIVKPGTNCGFGKVGIIDYGYRLNKSERWDVYCYNPQAKECGGVHTDHQKVFSSPGYPDNYQDEQICYWHIRVRYSQRIRLHFLDFDIEEDTSCLSDYLEIYDSYDDISGFVGRYCGDELPEDVISTGNVMTLKFLSDSSVTAGGFQLQYIAMNSSLFCDDSC